Proteins found in one Nerophis ophidion isolate RoL-2023_Sa linkage group LG21, RoL_Noph_v1.0, whole genome shotgun sequence genomic segment:
- the LOC133540159 gene encoding up-regulator of cell proliferation-like, whose product MATMSAEGQYPVLLDVLSDLGLKQYYPNKLKLQSLLEVNQNSMNEKSVISAEEVPFYYLRKLFKVNAGCRNYTQLFSSHEETDDELDSMDLYTADGLSVTTVHPLDLIVCLFLCADSFLQQEMALKLSLCQFSVPLLLPHTNSQCTLMSWALREIVKEWCPHDLCESKGFVEDNIVQAEIPLFSFVRLQNCSLSKSQILNQILSRDQQNHNIFIHRDMEGGALPRKMSNGLVEVSWFLPCGKENMDTFREPIALANLRGDICESLTQFNFLCEVSNAVFVFLDMVEEKEETILNALHDAKSKLHFVVNNKGSRTEDLMSVKNLLRKLDIGKNRIKIKNPRVNSAEFSKRLCETIKTSLRDVKTRTSIANMHKTADKLGLAVDENKTVEQKNTAEAIMSRIGLRTIQDFKKQQLPLQGEHWKRLSELEKEECRISNFGSEGVEHQKAQIQEEKKNIWELQKRQKMSQGMQDFIATLSTSNKEERNVFLKWMKFQFNTHSRDKLTSLRNKLKERWQKKNAKLIKKFSQDLVDSSLGVEHYMREMGLNYEVSVHVGDSTGKMCHLPAIAAEMLLDGHPLELLDGDASNIPEKWVTAVLMELHKKVGGRSRLLVLTVLGVQSTGKSTLLNTMFGVQLAVSSGRCTRGAYMLFLKVGDDTQQELGCDFILLIDTEGLKSSDLAHVEDSYEHDNQLATFVIGLSDVAIINIAMENANEMKDVLQIAVHAFLRMKQIGKRTICHFVHQNVAKVSAHYKTLTERHHLLEKLNEMTKIAAEMERQPGIHRFTDVLDYDIENNNWNIPGLWYGTPPMAPVNIGYSEAVSDFKKNLLEITGENNLFEASTIPELLEWMSSLWKSVKYENFIFSFRNTLVAHAYDNLCKEFLQWEWEMQKEIFSRQTAAELEIVNANNEVGLETWNSLVTAKKTELAQEIELQQKKMEKKLLDYYRKRDRNVKLTERYKTDFFNSITSVSNEIRHSVNAKLDRVLDLKIAKKKALDIQQEYRGRIEERVMKLLGDCKDTRLSDDQLREEFDKMWASATINVPALKEEDIPASILTQLKKNFSNRNVNEELQHVQDLQGCGTGTFKTRHDHVDPLYATDGDTWADFQRYADDIIDTERQFVIDQTQSMGYYHESFSRDLLRRIDESLNKCYSRHGSNTTFEIDIKLHICGIAAREFLKIHQRFLLKNDPRTQLEKHKNQYLMDFMDLYKQTDHCQRKANDFVQFCVKPAIEDYMNRTLGIDIVDHILTSCDSMQFSSRSCFQYNIQKELLLKDDFAAFLKYISQYEMYVKEWIFAHVLEKLQDNTLCELKLRNLKQNVNKISKALKRALKKQSDGTESIPNLIHEMRLFLIKDITISEEAEKCVLFQIKSTMNSFTQKCIASLNWLKETLHVELSDTEDIPETLNKLAVKPQDELFKRILGCGQQCPFCKISCEAGGKNHEKHHASVHRPQGLGKWRRSVTKELRICLCPNYVHGTRSFRYQREGLVQYSDYSTVFSDWHIPPDATMEASDYWKFVLVRYNDRFAKEYHAKPARVPEAWKSITKEQALKGLKDTFNIC is encoded by the exons ATGGCAACAATGAGCGCTGAAGGACAATACCCAG TTCTGTTGGATGTCCTCTCCGACCTTGGACTTAAGCAGTATTACCCCAACAAACTCAAACTTCAGTCTCTACTGGAAGTCAACCAGAACAGCATGAATGAAAAAAGTGTTATCTCAGCGGAAGAAGTGCCATTTTATTACCTGAGAAAACTGTTTAAAGTCAATGCTGGTTGCAGGAACTACACACAGTTGTTTAGCAGTCATGAGGAAACTGATGATGAATTGGACTCAATGGACCTTTACACAGCAGACGGCCTCTCAGTAACCACAGTTCATCCTCTGGACCTGATAGTGTGTCTATTTCTTTGTGCCGACAGCTTTTTGCAGCAGGAAATGGCCCTCAAATTGTCATTATGCCAGTTTTCTGTCCCTCTGTTGTTGCCCCACACCAACAGTCAGTGTACCCTGATGTCATGGGCTCTGAGAGAAATTGTCAAAGAGTGGTGTCCGCATGATTTGTGTGAATCCAAAGGATTTGTTGAGGACAACATCGTCCAGGCAGAAATTCCATTATTTTCTTTTGTGAGGCTACAAAACTGCAGCCTATCCAAATCGCAGATTTTAAATCAAATTCTTAGCCGTGACCAGCAGAATCACAATATCTTTATACACAGAGACATGGAAGGGGGCGCACTCCCTCGAAAAATGTCAAATGGTTTGGTAGAAGTTAGCTGGTTCCTTCCTTGCGGAAAAGAAAATATGGACACATTCCGGGAGCCAATTGCACTTGCTAATTTGCGAGGAGACATTTGTGAGTCACTTACGCAGTTCAACTTCCTTTGTGAAGTGTCCAATGCAGTCTTTGTATTCCTTGACATGGTTGAAGAAAAAGAGGAGACAATTCTGAATGCTCTTCACGATGCAAAATCCAAACTCCATTTTGTTGTTAACAACAAAGGGAGTCGCACTGAGGATCTGATGTCCGTCAAAAATCTACTGCGAAAGTTGGATATAGGAAAAAACAGAATCAAAATCAAAAATCCCAGAGTAAATTCAGCAGAGTTTTCAAAGAGACTTTGCGAAACCATCAAAACCTCACTCCGTGATGTAAAAACCAGAACGAGTATTGCAAATATGCACAAAACGGCAGATAAATTAGGTCTGGCTGTGGATGAAAACAAAACTGTTGAACAGAAAAACACAGCTGAGGCGATCATGAGTCGTATCGGTTTGCGAACCATACAagactttaaaaaacaacaacttcctCTGCAAGGGGAACATTGGAAAAGACTATCAGAACTGGAGAAAGAGGAATGCAGAATCAGTAATTTTGGCAGTGAGGGGGTTGAGCATCAAAAAGCTCAAATACAAGAAGAGAAAAAGAACATTTGGGAGTTGCAAAAGAGGCAAAAAATGTCCCAAGGAATGCAGGATTTTATTGCAACCTTATCAACAAgcaacaaagaagaaagaaatgttttcttgaagtggatgaaaTTCCAGTTTAATACCCATTCTAGAGACAAACTGACCAGCCTGCGGAACAAATTGAAAGAGCGATGGCAAAAGAAGAATGCCAAACTCATTAAAAAGTTTAGTCAGGATTTGGTGGACAGCTCTTTAGGGGTGGAGCATTACATGAGAGAAATGGGACTTAACTATGAAGTATCTGTGCATGTGGGTGATTCCACAGGTAAAATGTGCCATTTACCTGCCATAGCTGCTGAAATGCTGTTGGATGGTCATCCATTAGAACTTTTAGATGGAGATGCTTCTAACATCCCAGAGAAGTGGGTGACAGCTGTATTGATGGAGCTTCACAAGAAGGTCGGGGGAAGGAGCAGGTTGTTGGTACTAACCGTGTTAGGTGTTCAAAGTACTGGAAAATCAACACTTCTCAACACCATGTTTGGTGTTCAGTTAGCGGTCAGCAGTGGCAGATGTACAAGAGGGGCTTATATGCTATTTCTCAAAGTTGGAGACGATACACAACAAGAGTTGGGTTGTGACTTCATTCTCCTCATTGATACAGAGGGTCTGAAATCCTCTGATCTTGCGCACGTGGAAGATAGTTATGAGCATGACAACCAGCTAGCCACCTTTGTCATTGGCTTAAGTGATGTTGCAATCATAAACATTGCAATGGAGAATGCAAATGAAATGAAAGATGTCCTGCAAATTGCTGTCCATGCCTTCCTGAGAATGAAACAAATCGGGAAAAGGACAATTtgtcattttgtgcaccaaaatGTCGCCAAAGTCTCTGCTCATTACAAAACCCTGACAGAAAGACATCATCTCTTGGAGAAACTCAATGAAATGACAAAGATTGCAGCTGAAATGGAGAGACAACCTGGGATTCACAGGTTCACAGATGTGCTCGACTATGACATAGAAAACAACAACTGGAACATCCCAGGACTTTGGTATGGAACCCCTCCAATGGCACCAGTGAACATCGGTTACAGTGAAGCTGTATCAGACTTCAAGAAGAATCTTCTGGAGATCACAGGAGAAAATAATCTATTTGAAGCGTCAACAATCCCAGAGCTTCTAGAATGGATGAGCTCTCTGTGGAAATCAGTGAAATATGAAAACTTCATCTTTAGCTTCAGAAACACACTTGTGGCTCATGCCTATGACAACCTGTGCAAAGAGTTCCTCCAGTGGGAATGGGAGATGCAAAAAGAAATATTCTCCAGGCAGACAGCAGCAGAGTTGGAAATTGTAAATGCCAACAATGAAGTTGGACTGGAAACATGGAACTCATTGGTCACCGCCAAAAAAACTGAACTAGCTCAAGAAATAgaactacaacaaaaaaaaatggaaaagaaACTCCTTGATTACTACAGAAAGAGAGACAGAAATGTAAAGCTGACAGAGAGGTACAAAACGGACTTTTTCAATAGTATTACAAGTGTGTCAAATGAGATTAGACATTCAGTCAATGCTAAATTGGACAGAGTCCTGGATctcaaaatagctaaaaaaaaagcacTGGACATACAACAAGAGTACCGTGGCAGGATTGAAGAGAGAGTCATGAAGCTTCTGGGCGACTGCAAAGACACCAGACTGTCTGATGACCAACTGCGAGAGGAGTTTGACAAAATGTGGGCTTCTGCCACTATCAATGTACCTGCACTGAAAGAAGAAGATATACCTGCATCCATTCTCACCCAGCTGAAGAAAAATTTCTCAAATCGAAATGTAAATGAGGAACTGCAGCATGTTCAAGACCTACAAGGCTGTGGGACTGGCACATTTAAGACAAGACACGACCATGTTGACCCTCTTTATGCAACAGATGGGGACACGTGGGCAGATTTCCAAAGGTATGCAGATGACATCATTGACACAGAAAGACAGTTTGTTATTGATCAAACCCAGTCCATGGGTTATTATCATGAATCTTTCTCAAGAGATCTGCTGCGAAGGATTGACGAATCACTTAACAAATGTTACAGTCGTCACGGATCAAACACAACATTTGAGATTGACATCAAACTTCACATTTGTGGAATTGCTGCAAGAGAATTCCTCAAAATACACCAAAGGTTCTTGTTGAAGAATGACCCCCGAACACAGCTGGAAAAGCACAAGAATCAATATTTGATGGATTTTATGGATTTGTACAAACAGACAGACCATTGCCAACGCAAAGCCAACGATTTTGTCCAGTTTTGTGTCAAGCCTGCCATTGAAGATTACATGAACCGGACATTGGGAATCGACATTGTAGATCACATTCTGACCAGCTGCGACTCGATGCAGTTCAGTTCACGCTCTTGTTTCCAGTACAACATTCAGAAGGAGTTATTGCTGAAAGATGACTTCGCCGCTTTTCTCAAGTACATATCGCAGTATGAAATGTACGTCAAAGAGTGGATATTTGCGCACGTCTTAGAAAAATTGCAAGACAATACTTTGTGCGAATTAAAGCTGAGGAATCTCAAACAAAATGTTAACAAAATATCAAAAGCATTGAAACGTGCCTTAAAGAAGCAATCTGATGGCACTGAGAGTATTCCAAATCTCATCCACGAAATGCGCCTATTTCTGATAAAAGACATCACGATATCCGAGGAGGCTGAAAAATGCGTTTTGTTTCAGATCAAATCCACAATGAATTCATTCACACAAAAATGTATTGCATCCTTAAATTGGTTAAAGGAAACACTGCATGTGGAACTCTCCGACACTGAAGACATACCTGAAACCTTGAATAAACTTGCAGTAAAACCACAGGATGAGCTCTTCAAGAGGATTCTCGGATGCGGCCAGCAGTGTCCATTCTGTAAAATCTCTTGTGAGGCTGGCGGCAAAAACCACGAAAAACATCACGCATCTGTCCATCGGCCACAGGGGCTTGGAAAATGGAGAAGGTCTGTGACTAAAGAATTGCGTATATGTCTATGTCCAAACTATGTTCATGGTACTCGTTCATTCAGATATCAAAGGGAGGGATTAGTGCAATACAGTGACTACAGTACAGTCTTTTCCGACTGGCACATTCCTCCAGACGCCACAATGGAAGCGTCTGATTACTGGAAGTTCGTATTGGTACGTTATAATGATCGTTTTGCTAAAGAGTATCACGCCAAGCCAGCTCGGGTTCCGGAAGCCTGGAAGAGTATCACAAAGGAGCAAGCCCTGAAGGGTTTGAAGGATACTTTTAACATTTGTTAA